The following proteins are co-located in the Tardibacter chloracetimidivorans genome:
- a CDS encoding PhoH family protein — protein MSRKPEKAKTGERARLEILFDRPQLLGKLFGEYDQNLVALENRLGVYISARGNRVQIEGEAEQAARARDVLTGLYNRLTHGQPIDEGDVEGAVAMSADPSLEGVVKAAAGEAPPIMIRTRRKTIVPRSGTQIRYMESLASDDIIFALGPAGTGKTYLAVAQAVSQLVAGSVDRLILSRPAVEAGERLGFLPGDMKEKVDPYLRPLYDALYDMLPTEQVERRIASGEIEIAPLAFMRGRTLSDAFVILDEAQNTTPAQMKMFLTRFGMRSRMVVCGDPKQVDLPEPGKSGLADAVAKLEGIDGIATVRFNAADVVRHPIVGRIVEAYEGPDA, from the coding sequence GTGTCGAGAAAACCCGAGAAGGCGAAAACCGGAGAACGCGCGCGGCTGGAGATATTGTTCGACAGGCCGCAATTGCTGGGAAAGCTGTTCGGCGAATATGACCAGAATCTGGTAGCGCTGGAAAACCGGCTGGGCGTTTATATTTCGGCGCGCGGCAACCGCGTCCAGATCGAGGGCGAGGCTGAACAGGCCGCCCGCGCCAGGGATGTGCTGACCGGGCTTTACAATCGCCTGACCCATGGCCAGCCGATCGACGAGGGCGATGTCGAAGGCGCGGTCGCAATGTCGGCCGATCCGTCGCTGGAAGGCGTGGTGAAGGCGGCGGCCGGCGAAGCCCCGCCGATCATGATCCGCACCCGCCGCAAGACCATCGTGCCCCGCTCCGGCACGCAGATCCGCTACATGGAATCGCTGGCGAGCGACGACATCATCTTCGCGCTTGGCCCAGCGGGAACGGGCAAGACCTATCTGGCGGTGGCGCAGGCGGTGAGCCAGCTTGTCGCCGGATCGGTCGACCGACTGATCCTGTCGCGCCCGGCGGTGGAAGCCGGCGAACGGCTGGGCTTCCTGCCCGGCGACATGAAGGAAAAGGTCGATCCCTATCTGCGGCCGCTCTACGACGCGCTTTACGACATGTTGCCGACCGAGCAGGTCGAACGGCGGATCGCAAGCGGCGAGATAGAGATTGCGCCTTTGGCCTTCATGCGCGGCCGCACGCTCTCCGATGCGTTCGTGATTCTGGACGAGGCGCAGAACACGACCCCGGCGCAGATGAAGATGTTCCTCACCCGCTTCGGCATGCGAAGCCGCATGGTCGTGTGCGGCGATCCGAAGCAGGTGGACCTGCCGGAGCCGGGCAAATCCGGCCTTGCCGACGCCGTCGCCAAGCTGGAGGGCATAGACGGAATCGCGACCGTGCGCTTCAACGCGGCCGATGTGGTGCGCCATCCGATCGTC
- the miaB gene encoding tRNA (N6-isopentenyl adenosine(37)-C2)-methylthiotransferase MiaB, translating to MTESPKKPKNYFVKSFGCQMNVYDSERMAELLAAEGMAAATDAESADLVVLNTCHIREKAAEKVYSEIGRLKKNNAGSRVVVAGCVAQAEGEEIVRRAPSVDVVVGPQAYHRLPELIRQAGERRAIDTDMPPVSKFDALPKRSRQGASAFLTVQEGCDKFCTYCVVPYTRGAELSRSFAAVMDEARALVDGGAREITLLGQNVNAWTGSDDKGADVGLDALVRALDALPGVKRIRYTTSHPNDMTEGLIRAHAEVEKLMPYLHLPVQSGNDRVLKAMNRSHSRESYLRIIERVRAARPDIAISGDFIVGFPGETEAEFLDTLEIVRAVNYAQAYSFKYSPRPGTPAADMTGRVAAEVMEDRLARLQALLGDQQRAFNETTVGKRVDVLLERPGRRTGQLVGKSPWLQSVHVEVAGAAIGDLVTVDIVSAGPNSLAGILPAKVAA from the coding sequence ATGACCGAATCCCCAAAAAAACCGAAGAACTATTTCGTCAAATCCTTCGGCTGTCAGATGAACGTCTATGACAGCGAGCGCATGGCGGAACTGCTTGCCGCAGAAGGCATGGCGGCCGCGACCGATGCCGAATCGGCCGATCTCGTGGTCCTGAACACCTGTCATATTCGTGAAAAGGCGGCCGAAAAGGTCTATTCCGAAATCGGACGTCTGAAGAAGAACAACGCCGGAAGCCGGGTGGTGGTCGCCGGGTGCGTCGCCCAGGCGGAGGGCGAGGAAATCGTCCGGCGTGCGCCCTCGGTCGATGTCGTCGTCGGACCGCAGGCTTATCACCGCCTGCCGGAACTGATCCGCCAGGCAGGTGAACGCCGCGCGATAGATACCGACATGCCGCCGGTCTCGAAGTTCGATGCGCTTCCGAAACGTAGCCGCCAGGGTGCGTCTGCCTTTCTCACCGTGCAGGAAGGCTGCGACAAGTTCTGCACCTATTGCGTGGTGCCCTATACGCGCGGGGCCGAGCTTTCGCGCAGCTTTGCGGCCGTTATGGACGAGGCGCGGGCGCTTGTGGACGGCGGCGCGCGCGAGATCACGCTGCTGGGCCAGAATGTGAACGCCTGGACGGGCAGCGACGACAAGGGCGCGGATGTCGGGCTGGACGCGCTTGTCCGCGCGCTCGACGCGTTGCCGGGCGTGAAGCGCATCCGCTACACCACCTCCCATCCCAACGACATGACGGAGGGGCTGATCCGCGCCCATGCCGAGGTCGAAAAGCTGATGCCCTATCTGCACCTGCCGGTTCAGTCGGGGAATGATCGCGTGCTGAAGGCTATGAACCGCAGCCACAGCCGGGAAAGCTATCTGCGCATCATCGAGCGGGTACGGGCGGCGCGGCCGGACATCGCCATTTCGGGCGATTTCATCGTCGGCTTTCCGGGGGAGACGGAAGCGGAGTTCCTCGACACGCTGGAGATCGTGCGGGCGGTGAACTACGCCCAGGCCTATTCCTTCAAATACTCGCCGCGTCCCGGCACTCCGGCCGCCGACATGACGGGACGGGTCGCGGCCGAAGTCATGGAAGACCGGCTGGCGCGCCTGCAGGCGCTGCTCGGCGACCAGCAGCGCGCCTTCAACGAGACAACCGTCGGAAAGCGTGTGGACGTTCTGCTGGAACGGCCCGGGAGGCGCACGGGCCAGCTCGTCGGAAAATCCCCCTGGCTTCAGTCCGTGCACGTCGAGGTGGCGGGCGCCGCCATCGGCGATCTCGTCACCGTCGACATCGTTTCCGCCGGTCCGAACAGTCTGGCCGGCATCCTCCCAGCGAAAGTAGCGGCCTAG
- a CDS encoding Fur family transcriptional regulator: MAQAIDIETLCHEKGLRVTEQRRVIARVLSDASDHPDVEALHARAVAVDPGISIATVYRTVRLFEEAGILERHDFGDGRSRYEAAHDTHHDHLIDVESGKVIEFVDPDLEELQRKIAEKLGFRLVDHRMELYGVALSRER; the protein is encoded by the coding sequence ATGGCTCAAGCGATCGATATTGAGACCCTTTGTCACGAGAAGGGCCTGAGGGTAACCGAACAGCGGCGCGTCATCGCGCGCGTGCTGAGCGACGCTTCGGACCATCCCGATGTGGAGGCGCTGCACGCCCGCGCGGTGGCGGTCGATCCGGGCATTTCAATCGCAACGGTCTATCGTACGGTGCGGTTGTTCGAGGAAGCCGGCATTCTGGAGCGGCACGATTTCGGCGATGGGCGCTCGCGCTATGAAGCCGCGCATGACACGCATCACGATCATCTGATCGATGTCGAATCGGGCAAGGTGATCGAGTTTGTCGATCCCGATCTGGAAGAACTTCAGCGCAAGATCGCCGAAAAGCTTGGCTTCCGGCTGGTGGACCACAGGATGGAGCTTTATGGCGTTGCGCTTTCGCGCGAGCGCTGA
- a CDS encoding MucR family transcriptional regulator, translating to MENNNETLITLTADIVSAHVSNNTVAVNDLPTLIQNVHGALAGAGAAQKPLDEKPQPAVSIRSSVKPDYIVCLEDGKKLKMLKRHLMTHYSMTPDQYRAKWGLAADYPMVAPNYAQQRRSLAMKIGLGTKRTKGK from the coding sequence ATGGAAAACAATAACGAGACGTTGATCACCTTAACCGCCGACATCGTATCGGCCCATGTCAGCAACAACACTGTTGCCGTAAACGATCTCCCGACGCTGATCCAGAATGTGCATGGTGCGCTTGCTGGTGCGGGAGCAGCTCAGAAGCCTTTGGACGAGAAGCCGCAGCCGGCTGTTTCGATCCGTTCATCTGTCAAGCCTGACTATATTGTCTGCCTTGAAGACGGGAAGAAGCTGAAGATGCTGAAGCGTCACTTGATGACGCACTATAGCATGACGCCGGATCAATATCGCGCCAAATGGGGACTTGCCGCTGATTATCCGATGGTTGCACCCAACTATGCGCAGCAGCGCCGTTCCCTGGCGATGAAGATCGGCCTGGGTACGAAGCGTACCAAGGGTAAATAA
- the rimI gene encoding ribosomal protein S18-alanine N-acetyltransferase produces the protein MNHVIRIADWHDVSAVMPVMEDAFDPLYGEAWSETQLSALLLGPGNWMLVLEVEERICGFAVARSVLDEAELMLIAVPQKMRGRGYGRALLDKVIVECRRRNVRRIYLEVRSDNENAVMLYESAGFRPVGRRSGYYRGKDAVLRDATTMVLDLVNDSLR, from the coding sequence ATGAACCATGTGATCCGCATCGCCGACTGGCACGATGTGTCGGCCGTCATGCCGGTGATGGAAGATGCGTTCGATCCGCTATACGGCGAAGCCTGGTCTGAAACCCAGTTATCGGCCCTTCTGCTGGGGCCGGGTAACTGGATGCTCGTGCTTGAGGTGGAAGAGCGGATCTGCGGCTTTGCCGTAGCCCGGTCGGTACTGGACGAAGCCGAGCTGATGTTGATTGCGGTTCCCCAAAAAATGCGGGGCAGGGGCTATGGACGTGCGCTTCTGGATAAAGTGATCGTCGAGTGCCGCCGCCGGAATGTTCGGCGGATATATTTGGAAGTCAGGTCGGACAACGAAAATGCGGTGATGCTCTATGAGTCGGCAGGATTTCGTCCGGTTGGCCGCAGGAGCGGATATTACAGGGGAAAAGACGCTGTATTGCGGGACGCAACAACAATGGTGCTCGACTTGGTTAATGATTCCCTTCGATAA
- the tsaB gene encoding tRNA (adenosine(37)-N6)-threonylcarbamoyltransferase complex dimerization subunit type 1 TsaB, giving the protein MLLAIETAETACSAALIVGATIVDERHEMVGRGHAERLIPMIGDLLQGRRPGRILVDCGPGSFTGVRVGIAAARALALGWQVPVSGYSAMTLIAASGFSIHDGHAIAVVMAGGHGQLFVQCFQRAPFGALGPLKSLVPEEAAAMCKDIPLALGSGAPALAAAGWAGRTGMSAPRAADVRLLAEADRSLPPVPIYGRLPDARPSAG; this is encoded by the coding sequence GTGCTGCTAGCTATCGAAACCGCCGAGACGGCTTGCTCGGCGGCGCTGATTGTTGGCGCGACCATTGTCGACGAGCGGCACGAAATGGTGGGGCGCGGACATGCCGAGCGGCTGATCCCGATGATCGGCGATCTGCTGCAAGGACGCAGGCCGGGCCGCATACTGGTGGATTGCGGGCCGGGCAGCTTCACCGGCGTTCGTGTCGGGATCGCCGCCGCGCGCGCGCTTGCGCTTGGCTGGCAGGTGCCGGTCTCCGGATATTCGGCGATGACGCTGATTGCGGCGTCAGGGTTCAGCATCCATGACGGACACGCTATTGCAGTAGTGATGGCGGGCGGACACGGTCAACTTTTCGTGCAATGCTTCCAGCGCGCGCCCTTCGGTGCTCTGGGGCCGCTCAAATCGCTGGTTCCGGAGGAGGCTGCGGCAATGTGCAAGGACATCCCGCTCGCTTTGGGGTCCGGGGCACCCGCTCTGGCGGCCGCGGGCTGGGCGGGGCGAACGGGCATGTCGGCTCCGCGCGCCGCGGACGTGCGGCTCCTGGCGGAAGCAGACCGTAGCCTGCCGCCGGTCCCGATTTATGGTCGCCTCCCCGATGCGAGGCCGTCGGCGGGATGA
- a CDS encoding malonic semialdehyde reductase translates to MATEILSDNDLDLIFRSARSYNGYLDRPVTRVQIEAIYDLLKMGPTSANVQPARFVFCLSQDSKEKLASVASEANAAKIRKAPAAVVVGMDMDFPERMPEVFPHNPDAKHWFSGAMLETTAFRNSSLQGAYFIVAARAIGLDVGPMSGFDNARADETFFAGTSIKSNFIATFGYGDPESIFGRLPRLGFDAACKII, encoded by the coding sequence GTGGCGACCGAGATATTGAGCGACAATGATCTGGATCTGATCTTCCGCAGCGCGCGCAGCTATAACGGTTATCTCGACAGGCCGGTCACCCGCGTTCAGATCGAGGCGATCTACGATCTGCTGAAGATGGGGCCGACATCGGCCAATGTGCAGCCGGCGCGATTTGTGTTTTGTCTGAGCCAGGACTCCAAGGAAAAGCTGGCGTCCGTCGCGAGCGAGGCCAACGCCGCCAAAATCCGCAAGGCCCCTGCGGCGGTGGTTGTCGGGATGGACATGGATTTTCCTGAAAGGATGCCGGAAGTCTTCCCGCACAATCCGGATGCCAAGCACTGGTTTTCCGGCGCGATGCTGGAGACGACCGCCTTTCGCAATTCCAGCCTGCAGGGCGCCTATTTCATCGTAGCGGCGCGCGCGATCGGCCTGGACGTCGGCCCTATGTCGGGCTTCGACAATGCCCGGGCCGATGAGACATTCTTCGCCGGCACGTCGATCAAATCCAATTTCATCGCCACCTTCGGCTATGGCGATCCGGAAAGCATCTTCGGCAGGCTGCCTCGTCTCGGCTTCGACGCCGCCTGCAAGATCATCTGA
- a CDS encoding NifU family protein, translating into MLIETERTPNPATLKFLPGREVLGSGTREFTSPEDAEASPLASALFSLGDVTGVFYGRDFISVKKAEGSADWQELKPLALGILVDHFASGAPLFQGGGADAIDIAPDLPPDNPEDADIVAQINDLIETRIRPAVARDGGDIVYRGFDKGVVYLQMQGACSGCPSSAMTLKQGIETLLKHYVPEVTDVRAL; encoded by the coding sequence ATGCTTATTGAAACCGAACGCACGCCCAACCCGGCGACCCTGAAGTTCCTGCCCGGCCGCGAAGTGCTCGGCAGCGGGACGCGCGAGTTCACCAGCCCGGAAGATGCCGAGGCGTCTCCACTGGCGAGCGCGCTCTTTTCGCTCGGCGACGTGACCGGCGTTTTCTACGGTCGGGACTTCATTTCCGTGAAGAAGGCCGAAGGCAGCGCCGACTGGCAGGAGCTGAAGCCGCTGGCGCTCGGCATTCTGGTCGATCATTTCGCAAGCGGTGCGCCCCTGTTTCAGGGCGGCGGCGCGGACGCCATTGATATCGCGCCGGACCTTCCGCCCGATAATCCGGAAGATGCCGATATCGTCGCCCAGATCAACGACCTGATCGAGACGCGCATTCGCCCCGCCGTGGCGCGCGACGGCGGCGATATCGTCTACCGCGGCTTCGACAAGGGTGTGGTCTATCTGCAGATGCAGGGGGCTTGTTCGGGCTGTCCGTCATCCGCAATGACATTGAAACAGGGCATTGAGACACTGCTCAAGCATTATGTGCCCGAAGTGACGGACGTGCGCGCTCTTTGA
- the hslU gene encoding ATP-dependent protease ATPase subunit HslU, with product MSIDKLTPSAVVAELDRYIIGQKDAKRAVAVALRNRWRRQQLDSALRDEVTPKNILMIGPTGCGKTEISRRLAKLAQAPFVKVEATKFTEVGYVGRDVESIIRDLVEESIRLTRDVRREAVREKAEEAAEARLLDALVGKDASEATRSAFRQRFRDGHLTESEVEIEVEEAPNMPLDLSGMGGGQIGMINLGDMLGKMGQRTKRRRLKVPAAFAKLVEEEADRRLDQDEISREALSNAEANGIVFLDEVDKIATSDVRGGSVSREGVQRDLLPLIEGTTVATKYGPVKTDHVLFIASGAFHVAKPSDLLPELQGRLPIRVELKGLTEADFVHILTDTEASLIRQYQALLGTEEVALEFSEDGIAAIARIAAQVNAEIENIGARRLQTVMEKLLEDISFDAEARQGQTVAIDRAFVEKQLSEIARNTDLSKYVL from the coding sequence ATGAGTATCGATAAACTGACGCCTTCGGCCGTGGTCGCCGAACTTGACCGCTATATCATCGGCCAGAAGGACGCCAAGCGCGCCGTCGCGGTGGCGCTGCGCAATCGCTGGCGTCGGCAGCAGCTCGATTCAGCGCTGCGCGACGAAGTGACGCCCAAGAACATATTGATGATCGGGCCGACCGGCTGCGGCAAGACCGAGATCAGCCGCCGTCTCGCAAAGCTGGCGCAGGCCCCGTTCGTGAAGGTGGAAGCGACCAAGTTCACCGAGGTTGGCTATGTCGGCCGCGACGTGGAATCGATCATCCGCGATCTGGTGGAAGAATCGATCCGTCTGACCCGCGATGTGCGCCGCGAGGCTGTGCGCGAGAAGGCGGAGGAAGCCGCCGAGGCGCGGCTGCTGGATGCGCTGGTCGGCAAGGATGCCTCCGAGGCAACCCGTTCCGCCTTCCGCCAGCGGTTCAGGGATGGCCATCTGACCGAGAGCGAGGTGGAGATCGAGGTGGAAGAAGCGCCCAATATGCCTCTCGACCTTTCCGGCATGGGCGGCGGGCAGATCGGCATGATCAACCTGGGCGACATGTTGGGCAAGATGGGCCAGCGCACCAAGCGCCGCCGCCTGAAGGTGCCCGCCGCATTCGCCAAGCTGGTAGAGGAAGAGGCGGACCGCCGGCTCGACCAGGACGAGATTTCGCGCGAGGCGCTGTCGAATGCCGAGGCGAACGGGATCGTCTTTCTGGATGAGGTCGACAAGATCGCCACATCGGATGTGCGCGGCGGGTCGGTCAGCCGCGAAGGCGTCCAGCGCGACCTGCTGCCGCTGATCGAAGGGACGACGGTGGCCACGAAATACGGGCCGGTGAAGACCGACCATGTCCTCTTCATCGCATCCGGCGCGTTCCACGTCGCCAAACCTTCCGACCTGTTGCCGGAACTGCAGGGGCGGCTGCCGATCCGCGTCGAGTTGAAGGGCCTTACCGAGGCGGATTTCGTCCACATCCTCACCGACACCGAAGCCTCGCTGATCCGTCAGTATCAGGCGCTTCTGGGGACCGAGGAGGTGGCGCTGGAGTTCAGCGAGGACGGCATCGCCGCCATCGCCCGCATCGCCGCGCAGGTGAACGCCGAGATCGAGAATATCGGGGCGCGGCGTCTGCAGACGGTGATGGAAAAGCTGCTGGAGGACATCAGCTTCGATGCGGAGGCCCGGCAGGGGCAGACGGTGGCGATCGACCGGGCATTTGTGGAAAAGCAGTTGAGCGAGATCGCGCGCAATACCGATCTCAGCAAATATGTCCTTTGA
- the hslV gene encoding ATP-dependent protease subunit HslV: protein MSDNTSWHGTTILSVRKNGKVVVAGDGQVSLGQTVIKANARKVRKLGDGSVIGGFAGATADAFTLFERLETKLERHPGQLMRAAVELAKDWRTDRYLRRLEAMMAVADANVTLILTGTGDVLEPADGIAAIGSGGNYALSAARALMDYEEDAEKIARKAMQIAADVCVYTNENVTVESLDSSI, encoded by the coding sequence ATGAGCGACAACACAAGCTGGCACGGCACGACCATTCTTTCGGTGCGCAAGAACGGAAAGGTGGTGGTGGCGGGCGACGGACAGGTCTCGCTGGGGCAGACGGTGATAAAGGCCAATGCCCGCAAGGTGCGCAAGCTGGGCGACGGATCGGTGATCGGCGGCTTTGCCGGGGCCACGGCCGACGCCTTCACCCTGTTCGAGCGGCTGGAGACCAAGCTGGAGCGACATCCCGGCCAGCTGATGCGGGCGGCGGTGGAGCTTGCCAAGGACTGGCGGACGGATCGCTATCTGCGCAGGCTGGAAGCGATGATGGCGGTGGCCGACGCCAATGTGACGCTGATCCTCACCGGTACAGGCGATGTGCTGGAGCCGGCCGACGGGATCGCCGCCATCGGTTCTGGCGGCAACTATGCCCTGTCGGCAGCCCGGGCGCTGATGGACTATGAGGAGGACGCCGAGAAGATCGCGCGCAAGGCCATGCAGATCGCAGCCGATGTCTGCGTCTACACCAACGAGAATGTGACGGTGGAGTCGCTGGATTCCTCAATCTAG
- the hisB gene encoding imidazoleglycerol-phosphate dehydratase HisB, giving the protein MRTATIRRDTTETQILVELNLDGAGVYEVSTGIGFLDHMLEQLSRHSLIDLKVDAKGDLHIDQHHTTEDTAIAIGEALSKALGDRKGITRYGHAYAPMDETLSRVALDISGRPFTVWRAEFSQKRLGDFDTELFEHWFQSFAQAAGITLHVETLHGRNNHHIIESIFKATARALRTAVEIDTRKADSVPSTKGTLGGAD; this is encoded by the coding sequence ATGCGCACCGCCACCATCAGACGCGATACGACCGAAACGCAGATCCTGGTCGAGCTGAACCTCGACGGCGCCGGGGTGTACGAGGTTTCGACCGGCATCGGCTTTCTCGATCACATGCTGGAGCAGCTTTCGCGCCATTCGCTGATCGACCTGAAGGTCGACGCCAAGGGCGATCTCCACATCGACCAGCATCACACGACGGAAGACACCGCAATCGCCATCGGCGAGGCGCTGTCAAAGGCGCTGGGCGACCGCAAGGGCATCACCCGCTACGGCCACGCCTATGCGCCGATGGACGAGACGCTGAGCCGGGTCGCGCTCGACATTTCCGGGCGGCCGTTCACCGTGTGGAGGGCGGAGTTCAGCCAGAAGCGCCTCGGCGATTTCGATACCGAACTGTTCGAGCACTGGTTCCAGTCCTTCGCGCAGGCGGCGGGAATAACCCTGCACGTCGAGACGCTCCACGGGCGCAACAACCACCACATCATCGAAAGCATCTTCAAGGCGACCGCGCGGGCGCTTCGAACTGCGGTCGAAATAGACACGCGCAAGGCCGACAGCGTCCCTTCCACCAAGGGGACGCTCGGCGGCGCGGACTGA
- the hisH gene encoding imidazole glycerol phosphate synthase subunit HisH: MAEKIAIVDYGAGNLRSVANALAVAAGTRAVNVVTTGAPEDVRTADRVILPGVGAFGQCAAALRALPGMEDALEEAVVRKGRPFLGICVGMQLMADSGQEHGVHKGLGWIGGDVVRLQPADMGLKIPHMGWNRVEPATAPSPIEPGEAYFVHSYHFRVADPAHLAATTDYGQRITAAVARDNLLGVQFHPEKSQRYGLALLERFLDWNP, encoded by the coding sequence ATGGCTGAAAAGATCGCGATCGTCGATTATGGCGCTGGCAATCTCCGCTCGGTCGCCAACGCGCTTGCCGTCGCCGCCGGGACGCGCGCCGTCAATGTGGTCACCACCGGCGCGCCGGAAGACGTGCGAACCGCAGACCGCGTCATCCTTCCCGGAGTGGGCGCGTTCGGCCAATGTGCCGCGGCGCTGCGCGCGCTTCCGGGCATGGAAGACGCGCTTGAGGAGGCCGTGGTCCGCAAGGGCCGGCCGTTCCTCGGCATTTGCGTCGGCATGCAGCTTATGGCGGACAGCGGGCAGGAACATGGGGTCCACAAGGGCCTTGGCTGGATCGGCGGCGATGTCGTGCGGCTTCAGCCCGCCGACATGGGGCTGAAGATTCCCCATATGGGCTGGAACAGGGTGGAGCCGGCCACGGCCCCTTCGCCGATCGAGCCGGGCGAGGCCTATTTCGTCCACAGCTATCATTTTCGCGTCGCCGATCCCGCCCATCTGGCGGCGACCACCGATTACGGCCAGCGGATCACCGCCGCAGTCGCCCGCGACAATCTGCTTGGCGTGCAGTTTCACCCCGAAAAGAGCCAGCGCTACGGACTGGCGCTGCTCGAACGCTTTCTCGACTGGAACCCATAG
- the hisA gene encoding 1-(5-phosphoribosyl)-5-[(5-phosphoribosylamino)methylideneamino]imidazole-4-carboxamide isomerase yields the protein MSLIIFPAIDLKGGQVVRLAEGDMDRATVYADDPAGQAELFHKQNATHLHVVDLDGAFAGCSVNTEAVEGILKAFKGKVQLGGGIRDRAAIDRWLSLGVHRVVIGTAALENPELIREAARDYPGRIVVAVDAKDGMVATRGWADVSTITAVDLACRFNDAGVASILFTDVGRDGLLKGANIKATVHLARKTNMPVIASGGVADLGDILALARAHAEGIEGVITGRAIYDGRLQLADALEIAGRQPG from the coding sequence ATGTCGCTCATCATCTTTCCAGCCATTGATCTTAAAGGCGGGCAGGTCGTTCGTCTTGCCGAAGGCGACATGGATCGCGCCACCGTCTATGCTGATGATCCGGCGGGCCAGGCAGAGCTTTTCCACAAGCAGAACGCCACCCATCTGCATGTCGTCGATCTGGACGGCGCCTTTGCCGGTTGCTCCGTCAACACCGAGGCAGTCGAAGGCATATTGAAGGCGTTCAAGGGCAAGGTGCAGCTTGGCGGCGGAATCCGCGACCGCGCGGCGATCGATCGCTGGCTTTCGCTTGGCGTTCACCGTGTCGTGATCGGCACCGCGGCGCTCGAGAATCCCGAGCTGATCCGCGAGGCGGCGCGCGACTACCCCGGCCGCATCGTCGTCGCGGTCGATGCGAAGGACGGCATGGTCGCCACGCGCGGCTGGGCCGATGTCTCCACCATTACGGCGGTCGATCTGGCCTGCCGGTTCAACGATGCGGGCGTCGCGTCGATCCTGTTCACCGACGTCGGCCGCGACGGGTTGCTGAAGGGCGCGAACATCAAGGCGACCGTCCATCTCGCACGCAAGACGAACATGCCCGTCATCGCAAGCGGCGGCGTGGCCGATCTGGGCGACATACTCGCGCTCGCCCGCGCCCATGCCGAGGGAATCGAAGGCGTGATCACCGGCCGCGCCATCTATGACGGGCGGCTCCAGCTTGCCGATGCGCTGGAGATAGCGGGACGCCAGCCGGGATGA
- the hisF gene encoding imidazole glycerol phosphate synthase subunit HisF encodes MTVAVRIIPCLDVAGGRVVKGVNFVSLKDAGDPVEQARIYDAQGADELCFLDITASHEGRGTILDVVTRTASVCFMPLTVGGGVRSVEDARALLLAGADKVAVNSAAVARPELVGEMARQFGDQCVVGAVDARAATPGRWEVFTHGGRRPTGIDAVEHAVRLASLGAGEILLTSMDRDGTRDGYDLALTRAIADRVTVPVIASGGVGNVQHLVEGVREGHASAVLAASIFHFGQHSLAEARDALRQAGLPVRSC; translated from the coding sequence ATGACCGTCGCCGTCCGCATCATCCCCTGCCTCGACGTGGCCGGCGGCCGCGTCGTGAAGGGCGTGAACTTCGTTTCCCTGAAGGACGCGGGCGATCCTGTCGAACAGGCGCGCATCTATGACGCGCAGGGCGCGGACGAGCTTTGCTTCCTCGACATCACCGCCAGCCATGAAGGACGCGGCACGATTCTGGATGTCGTCACCCGAACGGCGTCGGTCTGCTTCATGCCGCTGACGGTCGGCGGCGGCGTCCGTTCGGTGGAGGATGCACGCGCCCTGCTGCTTGCCGGAGCCGACAAGGTCGCGGTCAATTCGGCAGCCGTCGCCCGGCCGGAGCTGGTCGGCGAGATGGCGCGCCAGTTCGGCGATCAATGCGTGGTGGGTGCGGTCGATGCGCGCGCGGCCACGCCCGGCAGGTGGGAGGTCTTCACCCACGGCGGCCGTCGCCCCACAGGCATTGACGCGGTCGAACATGCCGTTCGCCTCGCCAGCCTTGGCGCGGGCGAAATCCTTCTCACCTCGATGGATCGGGACGGCACCCGCGACGGCTATGACCTGGCGCTCACCCGCGCGATCGCCGACCGCGTGACTGTTCCCGTCATCGCATCGGGCGGCGTCGGCAACGTGCAGCACCTTGTGGAGGGCGTGCGCGAAGGTCACGCCAGCGCGGTGCTTGCCGCTTCCATCTTCCACTTCGGCCAGCACAGCCTCGCCGAAGCCCGCGACGCGCTGAGACAGGCCGGGCTGCCCGTGCGAAGCTGCTGA